The following are encoded in a window of Pseudomonas sp. St316 genomic DNA:
- a CDS encoding NAD(P)-dependent alcohol dehydrogenase, protein MYTAIGYAAQSATTPLAPMKFERRSPRADDVAIEILYCGVCHSDIHQARNEWGIAVYPLMPGHEIVGKVTAVGANVTRYKVGDLVGVGCMVDSCRECEACRADLEQYCYQGMTQTYASPDPISGGHTMGGYSNSIVVSEHFVLRIPAALDPAGAAPLLCAGITTYSPLKHYGVKAGDKVGVLGMGGLGHMGIKFAKAMGAEVTLFTRSASKAEEARRQGADHVIVSTDAEQMAAAAGRFHFLLDTIPVQHDLNPYLSTLRFDGVHILVGLVEPIDPPVHAANLIMGRRVLAGSLIGGIAETQEVLEFCAEHNISCDIEMLDIRQINEAYSRMIAGDVKYRFVIDMATLKA, encoded by the coding sequence ATGTACACAGCCATCGGATATGCCGCCCAGTCGGCCACCACTCCCCTCGCCCCCATGAAGTTCGAGCGTCGCAGCCCGCGAGCCGACGACGTGGCAATCGAGATTCTCTACTGCGGCGTCTGTCATTCCGACATCCACCAGGCCCGCAATGAGTGGGGCATCGCCGTTTACCCGCTGATGCCCGGCCATGAGATTGTCGGCAAAGTCACCGCCGTCGGTGCGAATGTGACCCGCTACAAGGTCGGCGACCTGGTCGGCGTGGGCTGCATGGTCGATTCCTGCCGCGAGTGCGAAGCGTGCCGTGCCGACCTGGAGCAATACTGCTACCAGGGCATGACCCAGACCTACGCCAGCCCGGACCCTATCAGCGGCGGCCACACCATGGGTGGTTACTCCAACAGCATCGTGGTCAGCGAGCACTTTGTGCTGCGTATTCCGGCAGCACTCGACCCGGCCGGCGCCGCGCCGCTTCTCTGCGCTGGCATCACCACCTACTCGCCCCTCAAGCACTATGGCGTGAAGGCTGGCGACAAGGTTGGCGTGCTGGGCATGGGAGGCCTGGGCCACATGGGCATCAAGTTCGCCAAGGCCATGGGCGCCGAAGTGACGTTGTTCACCCGCTCGGCCAGCAAGGCCGAAGAAGCCCGTCGCCAGGGTGCGGACCATGTGATCGTATCCACCGACGCCGAACAGATGGCCGCCGCAGCCGGACGATTCCACTTCCTGCTGGACACCATTCCGGTGCAACACGACCTCAACCCCTATCTCTCCACCCTGCGCTTCGACGGCGTGCATATCCTGGTAGGCCTGGTCGAGCCAATCGATCCGCCGGTCCATGCGGCAAACCTGATCATGGGCCGTCGCGTCCTGGCCGGTTCGTTGATCGGCGGCATTGCCGAAACCCAGGAAGTGCTGGAGTTCTGCGCCGAACACAACATCAGCTGCGACATTGAAATGCTCGACATCCGCCAGATCAACGAGGCCTACAGCCGCATGATCGCCGGGGATGTGAAATACCGCTTTGTCATCGACATGGCGACACTCAAGGCCTGA
- a CDS encoding AraC family transcriptional regulator, with protein sequence MLLTRHLDANATLVSLIEPLATRDGFVPTPLPGVHALRASQDIGRGPQLYEPSLVIIAQGSKLAYLGPRTLEYGAGHYLIQALPVPFECETYAMPNAPLLGVSVAIDRAMLGELVLAMGLVPGRNLAPQTPESMTCAVLDDAMRGCVERLLHCLHDPLECQVMGQARLRELLFVALRGPQADVLRALVEQQGQFARIAASLSHLHAHFTEPLNVETLASCANMSASTFHEHFKRSTLLSPVQYLKRLRLLKAQRLLLTEGMGVAQVAHQVGYQSSSQFSREYKRYFERNPGEERAA encoded by the coding sequence ATGTTGTTGACCCGCCATCTCGATGCCAACGCTACGCTGGTTTCATTGATAGAACCCTTGGCGACCCGCGACGGTTTCGTCCCGACGCCATTGCCCGGGGTACATGCGCTTCGGGCCAGCCAGGACATCGGGCGTGGCCCGCAGCTCTACGAGCCTAGCCTTGTGATCATTGCCCAGGGCAGCAAGCTGGCGTACCTGGGACCTCGCACGCTGGAATATGGCGCCGGGCATTATCTGATCCAGGCATTGCCGGTGCCGTTCGAATGCGAAACCTACGCCATGCCCAATGCTCCACTGCTTGGCGTTTCCGTCGCGATCGATCGGGCGATGCTGGGGGAGTTGGTACTGGCCATGGGACTTGTGCCGGGGCGGAACCTGGCGCCGCAGACGCCGGAATCGATGACCTGCGCCGTACTCGATGACGCCATGCGTGGGTGTGTCGAGCGCTTGTTGCACTGCTTGCACGATCCACTGGAATGCCAGGTCATGGGCCAGGCGCGGTTGCGGGAGTTGTTGTTCGTTGCGCTGCGTGGGCCGCAGGCGGATGTGTTGCGGGCGCTGGTAGAACAGCAAGGGCAGTTTGCCCGGATCGCGGCCTCCCTGAGCCATCTGCACGCGCACTTCACCGAGCCGCTGAACGTCGAGACCTTGGCCAGTTGCGCAAACATGAGCGCTTCGACCTTCCACGAGCATTTCAAACGCAGCACCTTGCTGTCGCCCGTGCAGTACCTCAAGCGCTTGCGCTTGCTCAAGGCCCAGCGACTGCTGCTCACCGAGGGCATGGGCGTGGCCCAGGTCGCGCACCAGGTGGGGTATCAGAGCTCGTCGCAGTTCAGTCGGGAGTACAAGCGCTACTTCGAGCGCAACCCCGGGGAAGAGCGCGCCGCTTGA
- a CDS encoding electron transfer flavoprotein-ubiquinone oxidoreductase: protein MEREYMEFDVVIVGAGPAGLSAACRLKQKAAEAGKEISVCVVEKGSEVGAHILSGAVFEPRALNELFPDWKELGAPLNTPVVRDDIYVLRNAEAASKIPDFFVPKTMHNEGNYIISLGNLCRWLAQQAENLGVEIYPGFAAQEALFDENGVVRGIITGDLGVDREGHPKEGLYTPGMELRGKYTLFAEGCRGHIGKQLIKRFNLDSDADAQHYGIGLKEIWEIDPAKHQPGLVVHTAGWPLDIMGTENTGGSFLYHLENNQVVVGLIVDLSYSNTFLSPFDEFQRLKHHPVLKQYLEGGKRVSYGARAICKGGLNSLPKMVFKGGALIGCDLGTLNFAKIKGSHTAMKSGMLAADAVADRLFAESEGGDELTAYVDSFKNSWLYEELFASRNFGPAIHKYGAIIGGGFNWFDQNILGGKMPFTLHDTKPDYACLKLAADCKKIDYPKPDGKISFDKLSSVFISGTNHEEEQPCHLKLTDPSIPISKNLPLYDEPAQRYCPAGVYEVVTKEDGEKRFQINAQNCVHCKTCDIKDPSQNITWVSPEGAGGPTYPNM from the coding sequence GTGGAACGCGAATACATGGAATTCGACGTGGTCATCGTCGGCGCCGGCCCCGCTGGCCTGTCTGCCGCTTGCCGACTGAAACAGAAGGCCGCCGAAGCCGGTAAGGAAATCAGCGTCTGCGTGGTCGAAAAAGGCTCCGAGGTCGGTGCGCACATCCTCTCCGGTGCGGTGTTCGAGCCCCGCGCCCTGAACGAACTGTTCCCGGACTGGAAAGAACTCGGCGCCCCGTTGAACACGCCCGTGGTGCGCGATGACATTTATGTCCTGAGAAACGCCGAGGCCGCGAGCAAAATCCCTGACTTCTTCGTGCCCAAGACCATGCACAACGAAGGCAACTATATTATTTCCCTGGGCAACCTGTGCCGCTGGCTGGCCCAGCAGGCCGAGAACCTGGGCGTGGAAATCTACCCAGGCTTCGCCGCCCAGGAAGCGCTGTTCGACGAGAACGGCGTGGTGCGCGGGATCATCACTGGCGATTTGGGCGTCGACCGTGAAGGTCATCCGAAAGAAGGCCTCTACACCCCCGGCATGGAATTGCGCGGCAAATACACACTGTTCGCCGAAGGCTGCCGTGGCCACATCGGCAAGCAATTGATCAAGCGCTTCAACCTGGACAGCGATGCCGACGCCCAGCACTACGGCATCGGCCTCAAGGAAATCTGGGAAATCGACCCAGCCAAGCATCAACCGGGCCTGGTGGTGCATACCGCCGGCTGGCCGCTGGACATCATGGGCACCGAGAACACCGGCGGCTCCTTCCTCTATCACCTGGAAAATAATCAGGTGGTGGTCGGCCTGATCGTCGACTTGTCCTACAGCAACACCTTCCTGTCGCCATTCGACGAGTTCCAGCGTCTCAAGCATCACCCGGTGCTCAAGCAGTACCTGGAAGGCGGCAAGCGCGTCAGCTACGGTGCTCGTGCCATCTGCAAGGGTGGCCTGAATTCGCTGCCGAAAATGGTCTTCAAGGGCGGCGCGCTGATCGGTTGCGACCTCGGTACCCTGAACTTCGCCAAGATCAAGGGCAGCCACACCGCCATGAAGTCCGGCATGCTTGCCGCCGACGCCGTAGCCGATCGCCTGTTCGCCGAATCCGAAGGCGGTGATGAACTGACCGCCTACGTCGACAGCTTCAAGAACAGCTGGCTATATGAAGAACTGTTCGCCAGTCGCAACTTCGGCCCGGCGATCCACAAATACGGCGCGATCATTGGTGGCGGCTTCAACTGGTTCGACCAGAACATCCTCGGCGGCAAAATGCCGTTCACCCTGCACGATACCAAACCCGACTACGCCTGCCTCAAGCTCGCGGCCGATTGCAAGAAGATCGACTACCCGAAACCGGACGGCAAGATCAGCTTCGACAAACTCAGCTCGGTGTTCATCTCCGGTACCAACCATGAAGAAGAACAGCCTTGCCACCTGAAGCTGACCGACCCGAGCATCCCGATCAGCAAGAACCTGCCGCTGTACGACGAACCGGCCCAACGCTACTGCCCGGCCGGCGTGTACGAAGTGGTGACCAAGGAAGATGGCGAGAAGCGCTTCCAGATCAACGCCCAGAACTGCGTACACTGCAAGACCTGTGACATCAAGGACCCTTCGCAGAACATCACCTGGGTATCGCCGGAAGGCGCTGGCGGTCCGACTTACCCGAACATGTAA
- a CDS encoding electron transfer flavoprotein subunit beta/FixA family protein, whose protein sequence is MKVLVAVKRVVDYNVKVRVKADNSGVDLANVKMSMNPFCEIAVEEAVRLKEKGVATEIVVVSIGPTTAQEQLRTALALGADRAILVESAEDLTSLAVAKLLKAVVDKEQPSLVILGKQAIDSDNNQTGQMLAALSGYGQGTFASKVEVSGDSVAVTREIDGGAQTVSLKLPAIVTTDLRLNEPRYASLPNIMKAKKKPLEVLTPDALGVSTASTNKTLKVEAPAARSAGIKVKSVAELVEKLKNEAKVI, encoded by the coding sequence ATGAAGGTTCTTGTAGCTGTCAAACGTGTGGTCGACTATAACGTCAAGGTTCGCGTCAAAGCGGACAACTCCGGCGTCGACCTCGCCAACGTCAAGATGTCGATGAACCCCTTCTGCGAAATCGCCGTAGAAGAAGCCGTACGCCTTAAGGAAAAAGGCGTGGCGACTGAGATCGTCGTCGTCTCCATCGGCCCGACCACCGCCCAGGAACAACTGCGCACCGCGCTGGCACTGGGTGCCGATCGCGCCATCCTCGTCGAATCCGCCGAAGACCTGACCTCCCTGGCCGTGGCCAAGCTGCTCAAGGCCGTTGTCGACAAGGAACAGCCATCGCTGGTGATCCTCGGCAAGCAGGCCATCGACAGCGACAACAACCAGACCGGCCAGATGCTCGCGGCATTGAGCGGCTACGGTCAGGGCACCTTCGCGTCCAAGGTCGAAGTGTCCGGCGACAGCGTTGCCGTGACCCGCGAGATCGACGGCGGCGCGCAGACCGTTTCCCTGAAACTGCCAGCGATCGTCACCACCGACCTGCGTTTGAACGAGCCGCGCTATGCGTCGCTGCCAAACATCATGAAAGCCAAGAAGAAGCCGCTTGAAGTGCTGACGCCGGACGCTTTGGGCGTTTCCACCGCCTCCACCAACAAGACCCTCAAGGTCGAAGCGCCGGCTGCACGCAGCGCGGGCATCAAGGTCAAGTCGGTGGCTGAACTGGTCGAGAAACTGAAAAACGAAGCGAAGGTGATCTGA
- a CDS encoding FAD-binding protein, translated as MTILVIAEHDNKALAPATLNTVAAAAKIGGDVHVLVAGQGVGAVAEAAAKIAGVAKVLSADNAAYAHQLPENVAPLVAELGKGYSHILAAATSNGKNILPRVAAALDVDQISEIISVESADTFKRPIYAGNAIATVQSNAAVKVITVRATGFDPVAAEGGSAAVEAVGAAHDAGISSFVNEELAKSDRPELTAAKIVVSGGRGMQNGDNFKHLYALADKLGAAVGASRAAVDAGFVPNDMQVGQTGKIVAPQLYIAVGISGAIQHLAGMKDSKVIVAINKDEEAPIFQVADYGLVADLFEAIPELEKLV; from the coding sequence ATGACTATCCTCGTAATCGCCGAACACGATAACAAGGCGCTGGCTCCGGCCACGCTGAACACCGTTGCTGCCGCCGCTAAAATCGGTGGCGACGTTCACGTCCTGGTGGCTGGCCAGGGCGTCGGCGCCGTGGCTGAAGCCGCTGCGAAAATCGCTGGCGTGGCCAAAGTGCTGTCGGCTGACAACGCCGCCTACGCGCACCAACTGCCGGAAAACGTTGCGCCGCTGGTTGCCGAGCTCGGCAAGGGCTACAGCCACATCCTGGCTGCCGCCACCTCCAACGGCAAGAACATCCTGCCACGCGTGGCCGCTGCACTGGACGTCGACCAGATCTCCGAAATCATCTCGGTGGAAAGCGCTGACACCTTCAAGCGTCCGATCTACGCCGGCAACGCCATTGCCACTGTGCAATCGAACGCTGCGGTCAAGGTCATCACCGTCCGCGCCACCGGTTTCGACCCGGTTGCCGCCGAAGGTGGTTCGGCTGCCGTTGAAGCCGTAGGCGCTGCCCACGACGCCGGCATCTCCAGCTTCGTCAACGAAGAACTGGCCAAGTCCGATCGTCCTGAACTGACCGCTGCCAAGATCGTCGTTTCCGGTGGCCGAGGCATGCAGAACGGTGACAACTTCAAGCACCTGTACGCCTTGGCCGACAAGCTCGGCGCTGCCGTCGGTGCTTCGCGCGCCGCGGTCGACGCTGGTTTCGTGCCCAACGACATGCAGGTCGGCCAGACCGGCAAGATCGTTGCGCCACAGCTGTACATCGCCGTCGGTATCTCCGGCGCGATCCAGCACCTGGCCGGCATGAAAGACTCCAAGGTGATCGTCGCGATCAACAAGGACGAAGAAGCACCGATCTTCCAGGTGGCCGACTATGGCCTGGTCGCGGACTTGTTCGAAGCCATCCCTGAGCTGGAGAAGCTGGTCTAA
- a CDS encoding transporter substrate-binding domain-containing protein, with amino-acid sequence MDLRRLAGLWLLCALASVPGLVAAAGKCERLIATGSPDAPPYLWQDPQDPKHLIGAGADLLKQVAAELGIKVELLYAGKRAQALDEVRSGRMDLLTDAPLTSTGLEMMDYVHPPLLENDYLIWTRKDSTLVINQPADLHGHPGALSEKSRMTQGFGVFAEQKLSLVRTPNLTQAFQKLLLGEVEYVLAGRYSGLAMAQTLGMANDLQAAPQPVDKPGLFLAISHNSACNDPWLRGQLAQKMTELAASGLTEAVLQRNLERWRTQLQPPVSAPKQ; translated from the coding sequence ATGGATCTTCGCCGTTTGGCCGGCCTGTGGTTGCTGTGTGCATTGGCGAGCGTGCCCGGCCTGGTTGCCGCGGCCGGCAAGTGCGAGCGGCTTATCGCTACCGGCAGCCCGGACGCGCCGCCTTACCTCTGGCAGGATCCGCAGGATCCCAAACACCTGATTGGCGCCGGTGCCGACCTGTTGAAGCAAGTGGCGGCCGAGCTGGGGATCAAGGTCGAGCTGCTTTACGCTGGCAAGCGTGCCCAGGCGCTGGACGAAGTGCGCAGCGGACGCATGGACCTGCTGACTGATGCTCCCCTGACCAGTACCGGACTCGAGATGATGGATTATGTCCATCCGCCGTTGCTGGAGAATGACTATTTGATCTGGACTCGCAAGGACTCGACGCTGGTCATCAATCAGCCCGCAGACCTTCACGGTCATCCCGGGGCCTTGTCGGAAAAGTCCCGCATGACCCAGGGATTTGGCGTCTTTGCCGAGCAGAAATTGTCCCTGGTGCGCACGCCCAACCTGACCCAGGCCTTTCAGAAACTTCTTCTGGGCGAGGTGGAATATGTCCTGGCGGGGCGCTACTCGGGCCTGGCAATGGCGCAGACACTGGGGATGGCCAACGACCTGCAAGCCGCACCGCAACCGGTGGATAAACCCGGGCTGTTCCTGGCGATTTCCCATAACTCCGCCTGCAATGACCCATGGTTACGCGGACAGCTGGCGCAAAAGATGACAGAATTGGCCGCGTCCGGCCTGACGGAGGCTGTGTTGCAGCGCAATCTCGAGCGTTGGAGAACACAGTTGCAGCCACCTGTCAGTGCCCCAAAACAGTAG
- a CDS encoding DUF4398 domain-containing protein: MTIRPLFAALAVLALAGCAADPAPNEQIRLTEQALEQARAVGATADEVPELKLAEEKFARAKSNMADESYKKARMRAEQAELDARLAEAKVLTLKSQEQLNVLDTRIKRLRKQLREDAQ; this comes from the coding sequence GTGACTATTCGACCTCTTTTCGCTGCCCTGGCCGTTCTGGCTCTGGCGGGCTGCGCAGCCGATCCGGCGCCGAATGAACAGATCCGCCTGACCGAACAGGCACTGGAGCAAGCCCGGGCCGTTGGTGCCACTGCCGACGAAGTGCCTGAATTGAAACTGGCTGAAGAAAAGTTCGCCCGCGCCAAATCCAACATGGCCGACGAATCCTACAAAAAGGCGCGCATGCGGGCCGAACAGGCCGAACTGGACGCCCGCCTGGCCGAAGCGAAGGTGCTGACCCTCAAGAGCCAGGAGCAACTGAACGTGCTCGACACCCGCATCAAGCGCTTGCGCAAACAGTTGAGGGAGGATGCCCAATGA